Proteins co-encoded in one Sphingomonas sp. OV641 genomic window:
- a CDS encoding RNA polymerase sigma factor: MSLDLAACTDGELAALTLGGRQAAFAEIMRRHQRPVYRLIRSHIGDAEEALDLTQECFVAAFQNLRKYDGDRPLAAWLTRVAINKSRDWHRRRRIRQILSFASSLPPDTMESERDEAPGADAITFDRAELARLSRAVSELPATLKETLLLRTVEGLSQAETAAALGISGKAVETRLRRARERLSKILDFA; this comes from the coding sequence GTGAGCCTTGATCTCGCGGCCTGCACGGACGGCGAACTCGCCGCCTTGACGCTCGGCGGACGTCAGGCTGCGTTCGCTGAGATCATGCGGCGGCACCAAAGACCGGTCTACCGCCTGATCCGCTCGCATATCGGCGACGCCGAAGAGGCGCTTGACCTCACTCAGGAATGCTTCGTGGCCGCCTTTCAGAACTTGCGAAAGTATGACGGAGATCGGCCGCTCGCTGCGTGGCTGACCCGCGTGGCGATCAACAAGAGCCGCGACTGGCACAGGCGGCGGCGCATACGCCAGATACTATCGTTCGCCTCTTCGCTGCCGCCCGACACCATGGAGAGTGAGCGGGACGAGGCGCCGGGTGCCGACGCCATCACCTTCGATCGCGCAGAGCTTGCGCGGCTTTCGCGCGCGGTGTCCGAGCTGCCGGCCACGCTCAAGGAGACGCTTTTGCTGCGGACCGTGGAGGGCTTGTCCCAGGCGGAAACCGCCGCCGCGCTGGGGATCAGCGGAAAGGCCGTGGAGACGCGGCTCCGGCGTGCGCGTGAAAGATTATCGAAAATTCTCGACTTCGCGTGA